A genomic segment from Torulaspora delbrueckii CBS 1146 chromosome 3, complete genome encodes:
- the LPD1 gene encoding dihydrolipoyl dehydrogenase (similar to Saccharomyces cerevisiae LPD1 (YFL018C) and YPL017C; ancestral locus Anc_8.56) — MLRSVIGRRSFSAGAVWRAAKKQHDVVVIGSGPGGYVAAIKAAQLGFDTACIEKRGKLGGTCLNVGCIPSKALLNNSHLYHQMKSDSKNRGIDIKGSVELNVEQFQKAKDLVVKQLTGGIEMLFKKYGVTYYKGNGSFEDEHNIKVSPVEGLEGSVKEESILEAKNIIVATGSEVTPFPGIKIDEERIVSSTGALALKEIPKRFAVIGGGIIGLEMGSVYSRIGSKVTVIEFQPKVGASMDGEVATATQKFLKKQGLEFRLSTKVVSAERDGDVVKIVIENAKNGKQETIEADALLVAVGRRPYMQGLNAEKIGLEVDKRGRLVVDEELSTKHPHIKVIGDVTFGPMLAHKAEEEGIAAVEYFKLGHGHVNYNNIPSVMYSHPEVAWVGKTEEQLKEAGIQYKVGKYPFIANSRAKTNLDTEGFVKIIIDAETERILGAHIIGPNAGEMIAEAGLALEYGASAEDISRVCHAHPTLSEAFKEANLAAFSKPINF; from the coding sequence ATGTTGAGATCCGTTATTGGTAGACGTTCTTTCAGTGCCGGCGCTGTATGGCGCGCTGCTAAGAAGCAGCACGATGTTGTGGTTATCGGTAGTGGTCCCGGTGGGTATGTGGCAGCTATCAAGGCTGCTCAGCTTGGGTTCGACACTGCTTGTATTGAGAAACGTGGTAAACTTGGTGGTACCTGTTTAAACGTTGGTTGTATTCCTTCCAAGGCTTTGTTAAACAACTCTCACCTATACcatcagatgaagagcGATTCGAAGAACCGTGGTATCGATATTAAAGGATCTGTAGAATTGAACGTCGAACAGTTCCAAAAGGCCAAAGACCTTGTGGTCAAGCAATTGACCGGTGGTATCGAAATGCTTTTCAAGAAGTATGGTGTCACTTACTACAAGGGTAACGGTTCCTTCGAGGACGAACATAACATTAAGGTCTCTCCTGTGGAAGGTTTAGAGGGATCTGTTAAGGAAGAGAGCATCTTAGAGGCCAAGAACATTATTGTCGCTACTGGTTCCGAAGTGACTCCTTTCCCAGGTATCAagatcgatgaagagagaaTCGTGTCTTCCACTGGTGCTCttgctttgaaagagattccaaagagatTCGCTGtcattggtggtggtatTATTGGTCTTGAGATGGGGTCTGTATACAGCCGTATCGGGTCCAAGGTTACCGTGATCGAGTTCCAACCAAAGGTCGGTGCCTCTATGGACGGTGAAGTTGCTACGGCTACCCAAAAGTTCTTAAAGAAGCAAGGACTTGAATTCAGATTGAGCACTAAAGTGGTTTCCGCCGAAAGAGATGGTGATGTGGTCAAGATCGTCATCGAGAACGCTAAGAACGGCAAACAGGAAACTATCGAGGCCGATGCACTATTGGTGGCTGTCGGTAGAAGACCATACATGCAAGGGTTGAACGCTGAAAAGATCGGTCTAGAGGTTGACAAGAGAGGACGTTTagttgttgatgaagaactaAGCACCAAGCACCCTCACATTAAAGTCATTGGTGATGTTACCTTTGGTCCTATGTTGGCCCACaaggctgaagaagaaggtattGCTGCCGTTGAATACTTCAAGCTCGGTCATGGTCACGTCAATTACAACAACATCCCAAGTGTTATGTACTCGCACCCTGAAGTCGCCTGGGTCGGTAAGACCGAAGAGCAGTTGAAGGAAGCAGGTATCCAATACAAGGTCGGTAAATACCCCTTCATTGCCAACTCAAGAGCCAAGACCAACTTGGATACCGAAGGTTTCGTCAAGATCATAATCGACGCTGAGACCGAACGTATTCTAGGTGCTCACATCATTGGCCCTAACGCCGGTGAGATGATCGCAGAGGCAGGCCTAGCCCTAGAGTACGGTGCTTCCGCCGAGGATATCTCCAGAGTCTGTCACGCTCATCCAACTCTATCggaagctttcaaagaggcCAACTTGGCCGCTTTCTCGAAGCCCATCAATTTCTAA
- the IES3 gene encoding Ies3p (similar to Saccharomyces cerevisiae IES3 (YLR052W); ancestral locus Anc_8.53), translated as MDFINDDRQLQYARYAVKRYRKCEPLETAVASNKRHIVNVDDTSRINYEMIKNAPGNLPAVSGTISTVQDNEISRLKTKTYKSRLYELNDEYLERANAQLDHLKKQPKATSVVPLESQQVWLEQIQGNLLQEYKELVEDEKKWIVLKELLLDANVELDLYSAQDQGKKQVKLGSVAVPTHSNANALLFNRPKRPKVKNKGHHDNISPIV; from the coding sequence ATGGATTTTATCAATGATGATAGACAGTTGCAGTACGCTAGGTATGCGGTGAAACGTTATAGGAAGTGCGAACCTTTGGAGACTGCTGTAGCAAGCAATAAACGCCACATTGTGAATGTTGACGACACCTCAAGGATAAACTatgaaatgatcaagaatgCCCCTGGGAACCTGCCAGCTGTTTCGGGGACTATTTCGACAGTTCAGGATAATGAGATAAGTCGACTCAAGACAAAGACTTATAAGAGCAGGCTCTATGAGTTGAACGATGAGTATTTAGAACGTGCTAACGCGCAATTGGAccatttgaaaaaacaaccaaagGCTACGTCAGTGGTTCCATTGGAATCCCAGCAGGTGTGGCTTGAGCAGATTCAGGGGAACCTTTTGCAAGAGTACAAGGAGCTAGTGGAGGACGAGAAGAAGTGGATTGTGCTTAAAGAACTTTTACTCGACGCGAATGTCGAACTCGACTTGTACAGCGCGCAGGACCAAGGGAAGAAGCAAGTGAAACTAGGGTCGGTAGCAGTACCAACGCACTCCAACGCCAACGCACTGCTATTTAACAGACCAAAGAGGCCCAAGGTCAAGAACAAGGGCCACCATGACAACATTTCACCCATAGTTTGA
- the EMA19 gene encoding Ema19p (similar to Saccharomyces cerevisiae YLR050C; ancestral locus Anc_8.60) — protein sequence MARFSLGERKFYYYYFLLHIPITLLIDSSVVVPPEYHPASKLVEWHIAQNNDFLLWEKPNWLYWFVVIELVVQLPLFAKFALALRPSQATNSQEKDEKLEKENKLNRWLRIYGLNASFTTLICMITIWQRGYHPFFPTQPLQIDEKIQLLLVYLPTFLIPLRLCFL from the coding sequence ATGGCAAGATTCTCACTTGGTGAAAGAAAGTTTTACTACTACTATTTCCTCCTACATATTCCCATTACACTGTTGATCGATTCTTCAGTGGTCGTCCCACCAGAGTACCATCCCGCTTCGAAATTGGTAGAGTGGCATATCGCCCAAAACAACGATTTCTTACTATGGGAGAAACCTAACTGGCTCTACTGGTTCGTTGTCATCGAGCTCGTTGTCCAATTGCCTCTATTCGCCAAGTTCGCTCTAGCACTGCGTCCTTCGCAAGCTACAAATAGTCAGGAAAAGGAtgaaaagcttgaaaaggagAATAAACTGAACAGATGGCTACGTATCTATGGTCTAAACGCCTCTTTTACCACTTTGATTTGCATGATCACCATCTGGCAGCGTGGTTACCATCCATTCTTTCCCACACAACCTCTCCAAATTGACGAGAAGATCCAATTGCTGCTAGTCTACCTACCAACGTTCCTGATTCCATTGAGATTGTGCTTCTTATAG
- the CTF19 gene encoding Ctf19p (similar to Saccharomyces cerevisiae CTF19 (YPL018W); ancestral locus Anc_8.63) — MDFTSDSVRHSSVASEARNSRSSSRSSSNDLSELDLRTLKLQEQRNSLLSRRNGLLQEIQSLKSRAHTTHEETDARLLDLVLLTSGKEKASAITIDGSDLEKELQAKYDTLPLLNMQLRLETLRKLYQYVDLSVSSSDDIVEAHARFYRSTEPFDLDLRLNYKGETLYECGVEVSRNVQWPLRSLLKCKNPSRILLGCFEYDRLRCGRDELFNHIQGEMGRFASLVTITRTESALTLHRFATPEAKLTIRYTIEFEEFLPSSRIQTSLQDGQIDISAVTSGLLKEYGLRLGLLQLCKACLCL, encoded by the coding sequence ATGGATTTTACTTCAGACTCGGTAAGGCACAGCAGTGTGGCCAGCGAGGCAAGGAATAGTCGTAGTAGTAGTAGAAGTAGTTCCAATGACCTTAGTGAGCTGGATCTCAGGACTTTGAAGCTGCAAGAGCAGAGGAACTCGCTGCTGTCTAGAAGGAATGGTCTGTTGCAAGAGATTCAATCACTAAAGAGCAGAGCTCATACCACCCATGAAGAGACAGATGCAAGGTTGCTTGATCTTGTGTTGTTGACAAGCGGCAAAGAGAAGGCAAGCGCGATTACTATAGATGGGTCCGATCTGGAAAAAGAGTTGCAGGCGAAATATGATACTTTGCCCCTCTTGAATATGCAATTGAGGTTAGAGACCCTGAGAAAGTTATATCAGTACGTTGATCTGAGTGTTTCTAGCTCTGATGATATAGTCGAGGCTCATGCTAGGTTTTATCGGTCTACTGAACCCTTTGATTTGGATCTGCGTTTGAACTATAAGGGCGAAACGTTATACGAATGCGGAGTGGAAGTCTCAAGAAATGTACAATGGCCACTTCGGTCGCTTTTAAAATGTAAGAACCCAAGTAGAATATTACTGGGCTGTTTTGAGTACGATAGGCTTCGATGCGGGCGAGATGAGTTGTTTAATCATATACAAGGGGAGATGGGCCGGTTCGCAAGTCTGGTTACTATAACTCGTACAGAAAGCGCTTTGACTTTACATAGGTTCGCGACACCGGAAGCGAAACTCACGATACGATACACGATcgagtttgaagaattctTGCCCTCTTCGCGTATACAAACTTCGCTCCAGGATGGCCAAATCGATATTAGTGCCGTAACATCTGGCCTGCTCAAAGAGTACGGCTTACGCCTTGGATTATTACAACTATGTAAGGCTTGTCTTTGTCTATAG
- the GAT1 gene encoding Gat1p (similar to Saccharomyces cerevisiae GAT1 (YFL021W); ancestral locus Anc_8.55): MKERSLGSKLHEAAIGDSSVEALWKMYSSARASLPNRERMDNLTWRMLGMRVVCREPEVNIVKDEPMCVDPVLVEPGQQQWDGGFDFDVMDPLEDHVLSYSSPALVSETSESMMNSEVLGGQSSNFLDLFLPSEPVQEPPPLPSRLVKKTGQRRSSSGVKKRPNLRNNSTTSLTSLNEPGDSNRDTRCSNCNTRTTPLWRRDPAGNPLCNACGLFLKLHGVVRPLSLKTDVIKKRQRNVKSCSPKPEDVKLKRNITSRRSTTQLRKTSSNSPVPQLASVHQSTTEVDTDTDDRPLERDFDVLQPTQLSLLYDTDASTHLNSESPANQAPQGTNGATNWEWLSLSL; this comes from the coding sequence ATGAAGGAACGGTCGCTGGGGTCGAAGTTGCACGAAGCAGCGATCGGTGATTCGTCTGTTGAAGCcctttggaagatgtaCTCCTCGGCGAGAGCCTCTTTACCAAATCGTGAACGAATGGACAATTTGACTTGGAGAATGCTGGGGATGAGAGTGGTTTGTAGAGAACCCGAGGTGAATATAGTGAAGGATGAACCTATGTGTGTGGATCCGGTTTTAGTAGAGCCTGGACAGCAACAATGGGACGGTGGATTTGATTTCGATGTGATGGATCCATTGGAAGATCATGTACTTTCATATTCATCTCCTGCGCTTGTCAGTGAAACGAGTGaatcgatgatgaattctGAGGTACTAGGGGGTCAAAGttcaaacttcttggaTTTGTTCTTACCCTCTGAGCCAGTTCAGGAGCCTCCACCTTTGCCATCTAGATTGGTCAAGAAAACAGGTCAAAGGAGGAGCAGTTCTGgtgtgaagaagaggccAAATTTAAGAAACAACTCAACGACTTCTCTCACATCGCTTAATGAACCAGGGGATTCAAATCGGGATACTCGATGCTCTAACTGTAACACACGAACTACACCCTTGTGGAGGCGGGATCCCGCGGGGAATCCACTCTGTAATGCGTGTGGTTTGTTCCTAAAACTTCATGGAGTGGTAAGACCACTATCGCTCAAGACCGATGTGATCAAAAAACGTCAAAGGAATGTCAAATCGTGTAGTCCCAAACCTGAAGATGttaagttgaaaagaaataTCACTTCGAGAAGATCAACTACACAACTGCGAAAGACGTCCTCGAATTCTCCTGTCCCACAACTGGCATCCGTGCATCAATCTACAACAGAGGTAGATACTGATACAGACGATAGACCGCTAGAACGGGATTTCGATGTTTTGCAACCCACTCAATTGTCACTGCTCTATGACACCGATGCATCTACACACCTGAACAGCGAGTCGCCAGCCAATCAGGCCCCCCAGGGAACCAACGGGGCCACTAATTGGGAATGGCTGAGTCTCAGTCTGTAA
- the GNA1 gene encoding glucosamine 6-phosphate N-acetyltransferase (similar to Saccharomyces cerevisiae GNA1 (YFL017C); ancestral locus Anc_8.58): MTIKVQQWVILQLQPRQAKMVDGYSIRRIRKSDYEGVVETLKVLTVVGNLSRSEFEKIVEYWDSITVSETTKLYNPLVVVDDTTGAIAATGNVLIERKLIHEGALCGHIEDIAVSRDHQGRQLGRYLIEQLTALAVRAGCYKVILDCDPSNVAFYEKCQFTRAGVEMQFRTT, from the coding sequence ATGACCATAAAGGTTCAACAATGGGTGATCTTACAACTACAACCACGCCAGGCGAAGATGGTTGACGGGTACAGTATCAGAAGGATTCGTAAAAGCGATTACGAAGGCGTTGTCGAAACGTTAAAGGTTCTCACCGTGGTTGGGAACCTCTCGAGATCTGAGTTTGAGAAGATCGTTGAATATTGGGATTCAATCACCGTGAGCGAGACTACGAAACTCTACAACCCACTTGTGGTAGTCGATGACACCACAGGAGCGATAGCTGCCACAGGAAACGTACTGATTGAACGTAAACTGATCCATGAGGGAGCGCTGTGTGGTCATATCGAAGACATAGCGGTTTCTCGAGACCACCAAGGCCGTCAACTCGGTCGATACCTCATTGAGCAACTCACTGCTCTGGCAGTACGTGCCGGTTGCTACAAGGTGATCCTCGATTGCGATCCCAGTAACGTTGCCTTCTATGAAAAATGCCAGTTCACCCGCGCTGGTGTCGAAATGCAATTCAGAACTACGTAA
- the HSP12 gene encoding lipid-binding protein HSP12 (similar to Saccharomyces cerevisiae HSP12 (YFL014W); ancestral locus Anc_8.62) translates to MSDSNRKDFSTKIGESVKPDSQKSYTEAGKEKVTNAADRVAGAVQPESDKGVAQGVHDSAKKGKNDAQADSFADTAKEYVDAAKGKLNDAVEYVSSSVNGGEPSKK, encoded by the coding sequence ATGTCCGACTCTAACAGAAAAGATTTCTCTACCAAGATTGGTGAAAGTGTCAAGCCAGACTCCCAAAAATCCTACACTGAAGCTGGTAAGGAGAAGGTCACCAATGCTGCTGACAGAGTAGCTGGTGCCGTCCAACCAGAATCTGACAAGGGTGTTGCCCAAGGTGTCCACGACTCTGCCAAGAAGGGTAAGAACGACGCTCAAGCCGACTCTTTCGCTGACACTGCTAAGGAATACGTCGATGCTGCCAAGGGTAAGTTGAATGACGCTGTCGAATAcgtttcttcttctgtcaACGGTGGTGAACCATCTAAGAAGTAA
- the MLO50 gene encoding Mlo50p (similar to Saccharomyces cerevisiae YLR049C; ancestral locus Anc_8.59): MFQYVPPSRRLFKSRHRVSRRELQGLIDWTTTLDESIEEDSLISYAVPVVGGESRFSVLSSESGESLFEPDLRTQLQSNMSLESLIQENKKRISANQEDLELFIAARNPSLSNSARDQVSKLQCENAQLFNRGKILQERWAQVRRCNDNGILLIEIGKNGLQWFGIPADLRQQIYRCCLYQVAEACEPRDELYRAILQCCGEKQLAAQIYGNMRRNAPFLMDEKLPVEQSKLVDSRIASLYPGLHYHLTITLQWDLIHDFVRPLLLNSLCAGLRSQTISWELLDVIVFSAYYRELSRLITDEFLLGTLEQTYYKFFSDEPVQVQQQLQHIRIDLVELLEYLRRKYGQSLMGTT; encoded by the coding sequence ATGTTTCAATATGTGCCACCGAGCCGTAGGCTGTTCAAATCTAGACATAGAGTCTCTAGACGAGAGTTGCAAGGGCTTATTGACTGGACTACGACGCTTGATGAGTCGATCGAGGAGGATTCGTTGATCTCGTATGCGGTTCCAGTGGTTGGCGGTGAGTCTCGGTTCTCTGTGTTGTCAAGTGAGAGTGGTGAGAGCCTGTTTGAGCCCGATTTGAGAACCCAGTTGCAAAGCAACATGAGTTTGGAGTCCCTGATCCAGGAGAACAAGAAGCGGATCTCTGCGAACCAGGAAGATCTAGAGCTCTTTATAGCTGCTCGAAACCCATCTTTGAGCAATAGTGCTAGAGATCAGGTGTCAAAGTTGCAATGTGAGAATGCACAACTATTCAATAGGGGGAAGATATTACAGGAGCGGTGGGCCCAGGTACGACGTTGTAACGATAATGGCATCTTGTTGATCGAGATTGGGAAGAATGGGCTACAGTGGTTTGGGATCCCCGCTGATCTGCGTCAGCAGATTTATCGGTGCTGTCTGTACCAAGTAGCAGAAGCCTGTGAGCCTAGAGATGAGTTATACAGGGCAATTTTACAATGCTGCGGCGAGAAACAACTTGCAGCGCAGATCTACGGCAACATGCGACGTAATGCACCATTTCTAATGGATGAGAAACTTCCCGTCGAGCAATCGAAACTGGTCGATTCACGAATCGCCTCCCTTTACCCCGGGCTGCACTACCACCTGACCATAACGTTACAATGGGACTTGATCCACGATTTTGTGCGTCCCTTATTGCTAAATTCCCTGTGCGCTGGACTCAGATCGCAGACCATTAGTTGGGAATTGCTCGATGTAATTGTATTTTCAGCATACTACCGCGAACTATCACGGCTCATCACCGATGAGTTCTTACTCGGAACACTGGAGCAAACCTATTATAAATTCTTCAGCGATGAACCAGTCCAagtacaacaacaattACAACACATCAGGATCGATCTCGTAGAACTTCTAGAATACTTGAGACGCAAATATGGTCAATCACTGATGGGCACCACGTGA
- the MDJ1 gene encoding Mdj1p (similar to Saccharomyces cerevisiae MDJ1 (YFL016C); ancestral locus Anc_8.61), protein MNFISRSSLPRRAFLNAYPLVRAFHSTSIRLQDIKDPYETLGVGKNASSSEIKKAYYKLAKKFHPDINKEPNAEAKFHDLQNAYEILSDDTKKQQYDQFGAAAFNNGAGGPSGAGGFHGFGGANPFGGSAGGFGNFGGINFEDLFGAAFGGGGGRGGPSGGGSSMFREYKGDSVEVIHRMKFKDAVFGAKNANLQFSVLDPCGVCHGSGLKKNAQSSTCPSCHGTGTTVHVRGGFQMASTCNQCGGEGTTVRPEDVCSKCHGEGVELNSQRSISVDLPQGLQDGDVVRVPGQGSYPHLAVDPKMKNSVKLHRGDVLVRIRVDKDSRFSIRNKTDIWFTKEIPITTAALGGQVTIPTVDDTQIRLKVQPGTQHDQVISIPNMGVPRIGGERGAMKVQYKIVIKKPQSKAEKCLWEALADVTNDQAARRTETTSHSPESTNSTATTNPDNPSALGRLEKFISNTFNKIKGDK, encoded by the coding sequence ATGAACTTTATCAGCAGATCGTCACTGCCCAGACGGGCGTTTCTGAATGCTTATCCCCTTGTGCGTGCTTTCCATTCCACTTCCATTCGTTTGCAGGATATCAAGGATCCGTATGAGACTTTAGGTGTGGGTAAAAATGCTTCTTCCTCGGAGATTAAGAAAGCTTATTACAAACTAGCCAAGAAATTCCATCCAGATATCAATAAGGAACCCAATGCAGAGGCCAAGTTCCacgatttgcaaaatgctTATGAAATTTTGTCCGATGATACAAAGAAACAGCAGTATGACCAGTTTGGGGCAGCTGCCTTTAACAATGGAGCAGGTGGACCTAGCGGTGCAGGCGGGTTTCATGGATTTGGTGGTGCGAACCCATTCGGTGGTAGTGCTGGTGGATTTGGCAATTTTGGTGggatcaattttgaagatttgttCGGGGCTGCatttggtggtggaggAGGTCGTGGAGGTCCCAGTGGTGGAGGTTCATCGATGTTTAGAGAGTACAAAGGTGATTCTGTTGAAGTGATACATCGTATGAAGTTCAAAGACGCTGTCTTTGGTGCTAAGAATGCTAATTTGCAATTCTCGGTACTCGATCCCTGTGGTGTTTGTCATGGTTCGGGGCTCAAGAAGAACGCTCAGAGCTCTACTTGTCCCAGCTGTCATGGGACAGGGACTACCGTGCATGTTAGGGGTGGATTTCAAATGGCTTCCACTTGTAATCAGTGTGGAGGTGAGGGAACAACTGTACGCCCTGAAGACGTTTGTAGCAAGTGTCATGGTGAAGGTGTCGAACTCAACTCGCAGAGAAGTATTAGTGTTGATTTGCCTCAGGGTCTACAAGATGGTGATGTCGTTAGAGTACCTGGACAAGGTTCTTACCCACACTTGGCTGTGGATCCtaagatgaagaattcgGTTAAATTGCACAGAGGTGATGTTCTTGTCCGGATCCGTGTTGATAAGGACTCTAGGTTCTCGATCAGAAACAAGACCGATATCTGGTTCACTAAAGAGATTCCAATTACCACAGCAGCACTCGGTGGACAGGTTACTATTCCCACTGTCGATGACACCCAAATTAGGCTAAAAGTGCAACCCGGAACCCAACACGACCAGGTCATCTCGATACCAAACATGGGTGTACCACGTATAGGTGGTGAACGTGGTGCCATGAAGGTCCAATACAAGATTGTTATTAAGAAACCACAGTCCAAGGCGGAAAAGTGTCTGTGGGAGGCTCTCGCAGACGTAACCAACGACCAAGCAGCTAGACGAACTGAGACGACTTCACATTCGCCCGAATCTACAAACAGCACAGCTACTACGAATCCTGATAACCCCAGTGCATTGGGCAGActcgaaaaattcatcagtAATACattcaacaagatcaaaggtGATAAATAG
- the SMX2 gene encoding mRNA splicing protein SMX2 (similar to Saccharomyces cerevisiae SMX2 (YFL017W-A); ancestral locus Anc_8.57), which produces MVSTPELKRYVDKKVVLQVNGSRKLAGVLRGYDVFLNVVLDDAVELLKDGSNHALGSQTVVRGNSIVSLEALDTVT; this is translated from the coding sequence ATGGTGTCTACTCCCGAGCTTAAACGGTATGTGGATAAGAAAGTCGTGTTGCAAGTGAATGGGTCCCGGAAATTGGCCGGTGTTTTGCGCGGTTACGACGTTTTCTTGAACGTTGTGCTCGATGATGCTGTCGAACTGCTAAAAGATGGGTCCAACCACGCTTTGGGGTCTCAGACTGTTGTAAGAGGTAACTCTATAGTGTCGTTAGAAGCGCTAGATACTGTTACGTAG
- the FCF2 gene encoding Fcf2p (similar to Saccharomyces cerevisiae FCF2 (YLR051C); ancestral locus Anc_8.54), with the protein MDSSVDELFTLLKQQSKKEVEQVPEEQSDELRLDDPVDRDAQEKFEEIDKNLRSLPKLRNEFDSLAHKKDKAQPTKLRSEDDQYKDWFLLPKPDKAARDRAQRDLLLLKHRSALDPKRHYKKDRWQVPERFALGTVIEGSSSASTRKHSGSTMLDTLLSDQDTQHYFKRKYSQIQQQRSNRRRTVRKRR; encoded by the coding sequence ATGGATTCGAGTGTTGATGAGTTGTTTACGTTGCTGAAGCAGCAGTCGAAGAAGGAAGTAGAGCAAGTTCCAGAAGAACAAAGCGACGAATTGCGTTTAGATGATCCAGTAGACCGCGATGCCCaagaaaagtttgaagaaattgataaaaACTTAAGAAGTCTGCCCAAACTACGCAACGAATTCGATTCGCTAGCGCACAAGAAAGATAAAGCTCAACCAACTAAGTTGCGCTCGGAGGATGATCAGTATAAGGATTGGTTTCTACTGCCGAAACCAGACAAGGCTGCACGTGACCGCGCCCAGAGAGACCTGTTACTATTGAAGCATAGATCAGCTTTGGATCCCAAGAGACATTACAAGAAGGACCGTTGGCAAGTTCCTGAAAGGTTTGCCCTCGGTACTGTCATCGAAGGTTCGTCCTCTGCATCTACTCGCAAACACAGTGGTTCCACCATGCTGGACACACTGCTCAGTGACCAAGACACTCAACATTATTTCAAACGCAAGTACTCGCAGATCCAGCAACAACGGTCGAACCGTCGTCGAACTGTTCGTAAACGTCGATAG